A window of Rhipicephalus microplus isolate Deutch F79 chromosome 8, USDA_Rmic, whole genome shotgun sequence genomic DNA:
TACTTTTCAGCAATAAACTTTCTACTATGGATGTGCCAAACTGTGAGGTGGAAATATTTTTTCAACATTGACTTGCTTCTTTAGTATGTGTTCAATAAAATTTTTCATTCACtttaaatttttatttcagaCATTTATACAAGACAAATATGTCCAAGATGTAAGGCAAATGGACACTCATATGCCTCCGAACGAGGCCTTTACCCCGGACCTAACATGTTCGACAACAGAAACAGAAATCAGCAACAAAAGCAAACAAAAGCAGAAAACAGAAATAATTATCTCCTAATTGTGGAGtggcaaatacaaaaaaaaagataagacaAACTTTGACATGAATATAAGAGAAAAAAGTTATTACAAACTGTAATAGACAAAGGAAATATCTTTGCATATGAAACACGTACAATACAAAGCAAAAGGTAAACATCAACTCTTTACGATATATTATTGAAAGCCTACACATTTGTAGGAGACATGAGAAGTAGTTACTAATCGAAGTAAGCAATAAATATACGCCGCTCTTTTTGACCGAAATTCTAAAAAAGAAAGTAAGCAGTTAAGAGATTAGATATTCATCATAGTATATTAGTAAATATATAATCAGCATACTCACGTACTGTCAAACCGATCAATAGCATTAGCCATAAGCATCGCAGCCATTGCTCCAATGGAGACAAAGTTCAGTGCCCTGCCAAAAGGACGAGATTAAATATTGATGTAATCCTTGTAAATcacgcaaaaattttgaccacagaTACCTTGGCACTGGCGGTCTTCTATAGTGTGGCACGAGTGCTGCCACCGGCTGTACTGTAATGCGAGAATAGTAAAGAACATCTCAGGGGGTATACTCGATGCATATTATGGACAAGATATTTCCGTTCTCGTTATCATACAAACTAGAATTTGAGTATTCAACGTGGACCGCACGCATAGTTAATTCAGTCATGAATTTACGCAGAATTTTTGTAGAAATTTCTCTAGCCGCAACACTTGGCGTAGCTCTTGATATTTAAGCAGTTGGATATCCTCTCAATGTGGCGTGACGTTTCCTTCGACTACAATGTCATTATGTTCAAGCGATATAAAAACTCCTTAGAAACAAAAAGAGGCACTGTAAAGCAATAGTCTTGCAAAGTGAGTACAATCATTCTATAATATTTGTGGTACAGGAAACTTACTCCTTCATATCAAGTAAGTCAAATTGCAAAGAAGAAGTACTTAGGGCATTTCTTATCAAAAATATCTGAGTGGACTGGCACAAGGATTTCGTTATTCGATTTTCCTTCACCTACTCTTATTTTTTGTGTCGCTATACTTTCTAATAGCTTATATGCAGAAGCGATGACCCGTAACTCGCTCAAACAAGATATAaaaagttttaaagacgatagtctttcttggaaacCTTAAACGCAAATATtatggtctgtctgtctacatttgactgtttgtccactcttaatggTACCGGGTACTCGGAACGGCACCAGCTGATACcacaaatggccgaccccatccatagcacccaccaatgttgctcaagactcagcgttcatacatgtgcgattgtcaataaaaagcaatcattgcgtatatctgaagcaccataacaacacgtacatattctgtatgtgcctcttttactagaaaaggtatacataagAAATTGTAAAGACAGCAGCGTTTATCCCGCTGCTCGGATTATGCACcggttgcacgaaaaggcgagtgtttccaacactttgctaagacgacacggtggtggcacctgcccgtcgccttgcgttttacaccttatcaccactGAGACGGGCGCACGtgtccgtctcagaggtgataaggttccaagaacactgccagatggcgctcatgtagcacgtgtgacgtgacttgatgtgctagtttgcctccgctgcacgctcgaggcactctcacgcagcgcctccagaataccattcaccgatttacttgagcagaacatcaaatcaatgttttgttcactctctccacacgcaagactatcgtctttcgacgacatttgcaaattaAGACGTAGATACgggggccaattttttaacaGAAATCTCTATACCgctctttatttgttttttgtaaGAGCTATTTTTTCGTCGTTGCATCATGCAAAGACCTCCTTTTTGAATTGTAGTATTACAGTGTAACATGCTGAAAAAGAGAGCAGATTTTTTTGGTGTTCGCTGCTTACTAAAGATTTCTGCTTGTCCTAAAGTCGCCAAGGAAGCTAGGAACATTTTGTAAGTATTATTACTCAAGATTGATTCATATTGTATTAAGCATGATACTATTAAAGACACCTTAACGACGATCTTACTGATGGCATGTTTTGCAGTTACGCCGCACTGCATGAGCAAAATCAACGAGTGAAGCCGTGAATGACTGACAGCACTCACCTAGCGTGTCGCTTCGATCTATGTAGTAAGGATGAGAAAATAGGGCGACAGCCGCAAATCTGCAGGAATAAAAACGAGACAAGGACATTACACATTGAGTTCGAAAACGCTGCCAACAGTACTTTCTTCAATACGGTATAGAGGCTGTTGGGGTGAGGAGGAAGGCGTCAACCTCAAAACAAGAGTATTGCCTAGTTCTTTGATGAGCCTTCTCGTGCGAGGATCACAGCTAGAATATCGGGACTGGGTAGGTAATTATAAAACTCTAAAGCGAAGCTAGCAGCTTTGCAGGTCATTTTATTATTTTCTAATGACATATAAAACTAAGTGTCAGAATGCGGAAAGGTCCCCGTATATACCAGTAAAAGAGTTCCTAAATAGATCTATTCTGGAAGATATTCAAAATGTACGGTAACTTTATTTACGTATTTATTTCTATATTTACTGCAGTTCATATGACCCTACCAGGAGTGAGAATACAAACTTATTATCATAAACACTGGGAAACAAAATTAGAATTCGAGCTACATtattaaaacaaaagaaaagacggATATAATGTGATGCAGGTGAAAATTAGGCAATGGTAATATGTGGCAAAGGGTGGGGACACAGAAATAAGGTGACAAATtaccaagtgaaaaaaaaaacgccaggcctgcactgTAGGCatagcacagtcacagtgaaaactcgaagagcggcttttcatagccttttcaaaacactcatttcgTAACTACTGGAAGCACACGTGCTTGGTTCCCACTAGGTcactaataataaacttttgcgtagtaggccggcattcgctatgctatatttcttcattcttctgagaagtgtggtgtccgctaaacacttgctaggaattttaggccaattgttcatgcagtgactgacacGATAAGGAAATATGGCTGAAGTGTGTATGTCCCACACTTGAtggggaaacaagaacaagcttttgtgatgggttggagcattggacggcccactcgttacgctgatcgcattgtgcgacgactggtgtttctttcgctgttgtaaaacgctctATATGTCtaattaacacgattgctttgccgacatcaagcctgtctaaagcaagtttgacaagtcacaagcaccggagtagctcagtggtagaactcGGGTCCACTttgctggcacccagtggaccccggttcaagccccactgtgccattggtgctaggtcatggctgcctaaggcaagtttgacaagttacaagcaccggcgtaactcagtggctgaatattgggctggcacccagcggagcCGGGTTCAAGCCCTgatgtgtcattggtgctaggctttttttatctaatttcgtgcgatatggttacggacaccagcagcggcggcggtggacaacatgcaactgcgcgtgacccgtgttgtgatctcatagcagctttcgctctaaaaaaAGCAGAACCAATTTTAATTAACAGGAAGAAACGAGACTGCTCAAAAAGTAACCTAACAGGGCGTACTCGACCATGCTAAGTACAATATCCAGATAATATTGGGTGAGTGCTTCATTGATTGAACCTCAGGATTATCTCGAGGACAGGATGTATGCGTTAGCTGGAGGTTCAAGCTGCACACGTATATTTTTTATTAAGAGCTTATTTCAAAAAATCACTAAGGCACAAAGCAAACATTGTGTCAACATCATGTGGATCAAAGTAACACCAGAGTCTCTAAACTAGCCTGCCGACTTATGTCGTGTTTTTCTTCAGATTATTCTGAAATGCGAGTTTGACGGCTAAGCGAACGTGTCGATGGTCACGCTATATGCTTTCTACGTCACACGACTCTTTTAAAAGACAATTATTTGGCACCTTCACTTCGATTCCTTTGTGGTAGTTGGTATTTATGCCGGTGATACATAGTCTGACAGGACTCAGCTTCTTTACTCAGGCTGCAACAAACTTGGCTAATCAGGAAAATATGTCGGCTAGCTGAGGATAAACATACGATGAGATATCGACTTACTCTCTGGATATACATTCCTCGCTCAGTTTGGCAAGCTCTTGGTAGCGACTGTTCTCTTGTATCCAAAATATGTGCTCAGCGAACGATGTAGCTTCCTTCAGGAGGGGAATCTGAAAATAGTCGTAGTCTGTAGAAATTTCATTGCTAATTGTCGGAACGTTTGTATCAATCCATACGCCATGGACTCTCCACCGAATAGTCTATGAATTAGAGACCGCAGCATCATCACATAAAATGAGCTACAATACGCTTTCTAGAAAGCGTGTTGATTTGTCCTTCTATAGTAAACATGCGCGCTTAAACAACACCTGTGAAGCCTAACACAAACGAAAAATTTGTTGAAAGTTGGCCTGAGCAAAAAATACTACTTGGGCAGTTCATAAATAGAATGAGCAGCCAACTTTACACATCGTAGACTAATTACGGTCTGTGTGAATAATAACGGTACTACTCAATATTGAGCACCCCCTTCATTGTAAATGACTGTTCCATATCATGCTACAGTATGCCTGAATTTAGCTCTTCATGAGGGCGAAACGGTGGAGCAGAATGGCTCTGGTTGTTtcctaaatatattttcagtgcCAGCACCTAGACGAAAAGGTTTGTTGCTTTTGTATTTGACTcgtatataaaaaataaaattttatgATGCATTTTATGACGCTTTAAAAATCGCAACGCAGAAGGTACATATGAGCTAACTATTGAATTATAAAAGTGCCACCAGATTGAGTCAACAATAAAACTCGaagaattattattttttgcggGGCACAAGAGCTAAACCCACTGCAGAGGCTATTAGTTGAACTACTTAGTGTATTAACATGTGTACGTGAGTGTGTGCATTTGTGTGCGCCTGtttatgtgcgtgtgtgtttgcgtgaCACTGCGTGTTTGCGTTTGCGTGTGTGAGTTGTGTGTACGTGTGCATGTGTTTATGCGTGTACGTGTATGTACGGGCTTGTACGTTTTTGTGTGCGTGCACGTCTGTGTTTGCATGCAAACGTATGTTTGAGTATGTGCACGATATAGTCTGCGTGTGAGTATCAACATGCGTGTGTGTTCGTTAGCATGGTATGTGCGCGTGTGTATGTTTGTGCTTGTGTGCATCTGTTCatctgcatgcgtgtgtgtgtgcgtgcttgtgtgtgtgtgtgtgtgtctatataTGTGCggttgtgtgcgtgcgtgcttgtggAGTTTATGTAAGCATGGGTTTATGTATGCGTGCCTGATCACGTGgtctcttgtgtgtgtgtgtttgctcatgtatgtgcgtgtgtgtgtgttgcgtctGTATGagtacgtacgtgtgtgtgtgcctgtgtgtatgCATGTCTGTCTGTGTGCGTGAGCACGCTTGCGTGggcgtgtttgtgcgtgtgtgcgtgtgtgtgagtgtgtgtgtgtgtgtatttgtgggCATTTGTGTAGGAAAGATGGCGGTATAGGTGCACTTTTTTTCTGCATATGTAAAGTATCGAGGTGAGCAGGATGGTAGCGTAGATATTCCCTTAGCGTAATCAGATGAAGGTGACGCTAGACTGCTCAGTCAACTTTCCGCGGACGCTGACAGTGCCTTCATATAGTCTAAGCGCCAAACTTTGAGCAAACAACGGTGCTTGGGCATGTGGAACTACAAGTACACCAGTATGCTACGCATCTTTGTGGAAATATTGCAGAAAGTTGCCCGTCTGTCTCCTAGTACCGTGTTGAATTGTGTTATTCACACCCTGTACAGAGAActtgacttttcttttttttcacatttctgtTATTGTATGGCCAACGTAAAAACTCTCGCATTTTAAAATTGACGTATATCTTTTGGCTCTTTACACGTTTGCTTTTCTTACCTAATTACTTATGCAGGcagaaataaaacaaattatGGCCGTTTCAAACTAAGCGTAAGCCTTTTACCCCACTTTTATGTGCTCTGGTGTTACGCGTACttcctaataaataaataaataaataaataaataaataaataaataaataaataaattaacgtTTATACCTGCGTAAACCGATTAAGTGTCATTGTATATGTTCATTGCCTTTCAGCTCTTGTCATTTATAAGGTagtcaaaatataaaaaaacacaagGGATTGCTAATGACGAAAATCCGCAGCGGTGGTAAATAGAAGAGCaactcagaaagaaaaaaatcactcaCGTATCTATACAGATTGTCCACTACAGCGTCATCCAGCATCCAGTCAGGATAGCCAACCACTGTTTCCATTCTCGCCAACTGTAATCATTTCGAGCTACTATTAACATGGATTGAATGTGCTTACACGGTAGCACCTGTTAGCTAACTGGGCTTCAAACAGAACAATCTGACTCGTTCAGCAGCTTTGTTCTTAGTCAAGTCCGTCATCCACTTGTTTTCTAGGATGATCACTTTGAATGACGCTTTGATGAATTGCAACATCTTGTGCACCTATTAAAATATAACGAAAACTGGTGATCTGGTTATGCACAAGCGGGTAGCATCAAAATTGCTTACGTTCGTGCGGTCGTATTTGTTGAAGTTATACTTGATATAAAGGCTGGTTCCAGCAGTGAGCATCGTTTCTGGCTTCAGTAGTTGCAAGAGGCAAGATTTTGTCACGTCCTTCCTGGCAGATGAACGTGTGAAGTCTGTCGTGTTGAAACTGTAGGTCATATACAGGTCGTGAAGAGAAGTTCCTTCCACGTTAGCCATTGATTTTATGTAACTCCATGCGACGTAGTTCTTGATGGCCATCCTAAAAAAGAATTAAATTAACCAAAGCACATGCAAATGTTGTCGCTGTTTTCCCGACGCCGCAGTTCTGTGCTGCCCTTCGGCAGCTGAAAATATTCAGAGGCATTAGTAAAGGCCGAGAAAACATTGCAATTTATGTTTCAGAACCCCAACTTAGAATTTAGCTCAAAGCTAATTTTAGAGACCACCTAATTGTGTTCCACCTAGCGTAATAGCATAGGCCCTATACATCTTTTTCTACTCCATTTGTGCTTAAATTAAAATTAGCACCAAATCGGTGACACATTTTTACGCCGTATGGTGCATACTGTGGGACGGAATATTCATGGACGTGGATGTACCATAACTACACCATTTTTCTAGACTAGAGCCTTTAACATAAAAACGTACTTTTTGCATAGAATGAACGTCACCTCCTGCGTAATTACTGCAGGTTCCCTTAGAATTATCGGGTCGGGTATGACTGCCGCAAACCACTTTAGTTAAATGACTGCAGCATTTGGTGAATTTGTCAATGTACCACGTTCCGAAACTAACGTGAAGAAAAACATTTCTCTTTCCCTTCACTTAAGGCAACCAAATAAACAATGCGCATATGACTTTCACTATTTATTTCGTGACTGGCTGTATAGAGCACCTGAATATACATGTGCGTGCTAGTGAGGATTAATTCCTAAAGCATCCacaaagctgcatatttttttattctgttttaaCGCGAtggcgaaaaatcatcatctttggGTGACCGAAAAAATCGCGGAAGGTGCAActacaataaataataaaaattcagGTCTGACTGCGGATCGAACCGAGTCGTTTGCACTGCAAGTGGGTGTTCTACGACAcgaccacgcctctgcttgtgaatagtGTAAAAATCACTTCCCCTGCCTAAaaatgcagcgaaagtaacttccttgctttacaaacacacgcgtcctgtatacgaGCTTCAAAACGCAACACGAAACATTGCCCTAGTAATGCGTCGTACAGGCTATCGTTGCCATCGGCGTCAaaacatgggattatcataatgacttcatggtttaaaacAAGTCGCCCACTCAAAGAAGCACCCACGCTAGTGCACCCTTAATGACACATAGTGGGTGggtagcaagtttgaaaaaaattcatacgctgtttgaagtacgcacaaggACCAGAATATCGCTTTTGCGCTCATCTCTTAGAGACAAGGCTTAAGTGTCCCCCAACTTTTTTATGATGTGTTACCTAGTATCGTAAACTTATGTTTTGCAGATTTGGTGCATTGCAGGCAGTGCATCATAGTGCGTGACTCGGGGAAGGTACTGGGTCTGCCCGAAAAGTTCCCGGAAGTATTTTTGGCAGTTAGCAACCTGGTTTTGGGGAAACTTCAGGTGCCGAATTTAGAAGGGGACGTCAGCTTCAAATGAGCCTGGTTTTGGTAGCCTGCGGGCCGTTGATGAGGCAGTTCAAGCCATTTTGTAGATGTGTCTACAACACCTTTCTCAAGAAGAATTGTACGCATTTTTGGAGCGGAATGACGCAAGCAACTTGTGAGTGAAACTAGTAAAAAAATAGGATGATCATTGAAATGTTCACTAAACTGATAAAAGCTAAACTAGAGCTGCATGTAAATTTGAATAGCCCGTTCGGGGACCACCAAGCAACATTTATAACTAGACTAAAAATATCTCTCACGCATATAGCGTAAAATCAAATTGTACTTCATTATATTATGTTTCGTGCACAGTGCTTGTCGCGCCGACATATAGTTGCAAAGCTGCGCTAATTTCAGCTTCTACAAATGATTTTCGGAAGCGTACACAAGCGCAGCTTACTTATCGTCGTGTGCACAGTCTCGCACTTTAAAAACCAAcgacttcgaaaaaaaaagatgcttctATTTATCTTACTTACGTGCTGTTTACTCTGCTTACAAAGTTTATCAAGCCTGCATAGTAGTCTGGGCACTCTAGTATAACCCGAATATCGTCCTTTAAGGTTGCGTTGATGTCACGTAGCTCATTTTCAAGCATAATTCGTAAGGAAAACTTCGATTAGGAGAAGATTGCAGTGAATCACATCGCTCGTATTTCGGAAGCCTTGCTGTCTGCGGTCACTTAACATTAGCTGCATGCGAACAGTTTGTGTTAGAAAACAAACGAGCACTAAGTGATGCCACCTAATTAAAAGCGAACGAAATAAAAGTAGAGTAATATTCAAATAATAAGGCAACGTTCTATAACAGAGCCCCTGAGTACCACCACATTTATTtgaaacaattatttgcaaagcATTACAAGCCAGAGTTATGGTTACATACAGCCGACAAATAATAATATAGTTTATTTCACTGAGGTAAGCTTAACCACAGCAAAAACAAGTAACTTCATAATATACCATAGCTGTAAATTAAACTTCTTTTAAAAATACATTAGGATATCAAATAAACAGCGTCTTGATCTGAGAATTTTTAAACACAATACGACGGCAGACTTGCTTTCATGATACCACAATTTTAGCCCTTTGTTACACGTGCGTCCTGTCTGAAACTGCAACCGAAAACTGCCTCTGGTGCTCGGAGGGACAAGCGTAGGCTCGGAGCAAATCACACGCCGTATGACACAGAGAATAGCACcactgtatttttttgttttatgaaTTGGACTGCCTGTTTTTTCTTCTTGCCTTGTTTGTTGGCTGTCATTGCTTTTGGCGTACATGCACGTTATCCGTCGCACGCCACGAGTGTGATATAGGCATTCCTGCAACGCACGTAGATCACATGCGTACGGGTGAGGTGATAGGACGATTTCTCAGctgatcgcaaaaaaaaaaaaatttgaacgtAGTGCTCGACAATCAGGCTGGACAATCTCTTTTCACCTTTGCCCTTTTCTTGCACAGGCGATGCATTTTGGCTTAGCTTTCTCACTCACATTTGCCACTGTATTTGTCACTGGAAACTTCAAATGGGCTGACGCAGTGCGGTGCACGAGTACAGGGGGCTGACGGTGTTCCATCTATACGCATAAAATATTCGGATGGTTCATGGCCTTGTTGCAGTATAAACGCTGAAGTCCTATTTCTCGAATTCGCAACTAACTGTTTTCACTGGAACCGTGTGTTAGTGTCGTATTGGTCTATTTTCCTGATTCACCTGCTTCTCTAGTTGATTAAGGTTGAGGTCTCGCCCGTGTCAGGACAGCTACTTTTAAAGGCGCCGCTCGCCTCGGGGGAGTGGAATGGCTGTGGTTGGATAAAACATTTGCTTTTGTGATGCTTACCAGTGTGGACGCATGTCTGGCGTCTCTGGCTCCAACACGACTTGCGTCGGACTCAACCACCCATGTTTTAATATGGCAGGTTGTACACACGTCTATGCTCTTCCGCCTCCCAAACTTGTTTTCAAAAGTCGCAGCAGAACATATTTACTCGCCCAGTACTAGTAATGGTATGCGCTGAGTGATTCTCGTCCGAGAATAATGAGATCTTTGAACTCGGAACGTATctaacaaaataaataatcacTTCACATCATTGAAACTACGTGTTCAACGAGCGGGAGCTAAATTTGTTGATTCCAATACGAGTAAGTCTGCCTACTCGTAAGAGGCAGATTACATACTTCCACCGGCACTGTATTTACAGCAACGGTGATATCTGATAAGTCTACGTGTCCGGAAAGTGTACTGTGATGAGCTAAAAAGTGAGCAACAATGCTCAAGAGTCAGTAATTTTTTGTGTGGAGTTTCTTGCATCAACCCGCTTCATTTTGCACCCCATGTAACCGAGATAAGAGGGACAGGATTTGTAGAGCAATGGCGTTGGTTTATGAAATTGTTCTGAGTTATCCGGGCATTGAAAGAGCCTTTTACTAAGATGCACTCAACCGACATCACTGCTGGAATAAAAGTGAAAGGTAAACATTCTGCCCCGCAGAGCCTTACAGTCATTTTTTATCAGATTTGTACGCTGCATGAAAATGACCCATTAAGGTGAATATCGATCGCATATGATTACCGCAGAAGTTTGAGACATTGTACGTTAGAGCTTCTGACATGAAGAAAGTACTCAGACAGTGCCTCAAATGTTACGCCACCGTCTTATTCATTGTTCGAGTTATGGTCAAGATTTTCCTATGAAGGACATGATCTGTACGTATCATGTCACAGTATATTAAAGCACTAAACAAATTTGGTAGCCTAGAACTTACGTTAGTTGAAGCGGCCGTCCCAATCTCAGATGTCATGTTTACTTCCATTGGTTTCTCAACCACCGGCTTAGAGAGCTGAAAAATAGCCACATAAGAGTATAAAAGTTACCAATGAAGAACGTCGTGAAATAAACACACAAATAGAGTAGTTAAAAATTGCAAAACAGTACTTAAGTGTCCGATATCTTTCTTCAGTTTCTTACCTTTGAAAACACCCGTTCAAAAGTGAGAAGGTCTTCCGCAATTATCATACTTTGGTTCTTCGTCACATTGGCACTCGTAAGTCTAACTATTTCAGCAACTACTTTTTTACAGCGGTTGTATTGCTTTGTGGATATTTTTTCAGCCCTCTCTTGTGATTGCTTGGATTCATTGAACTTTTCTCGTGACGACAGTGACCTGATTTTTTCGGATGCGCAAGTCAGAAGAAAGAAGTCAGTCCGCTTCGTAATCTGCAAGATAAAAAAGGTTGTTTAACTTGCGACAGCAGTTGAGAAATAGTTGGGTATGGCTTTTAGCTGGAGTAAGCATTTTCAGAAGTGCACATATGTTCGTTAAGGCAGCGATTGAAATAGCGAAAACATACCAACGCATTTTTGTCGTATGGTCTATTATCCATCAgtgaaagaaaaacaagcatTTCTGGAGTGCGTAAAGTGTGGACGATCAAAAGACAATTATCAGAGTGCGCAGCCGCTGGTGCTAAAAGCTGTCCAGGCTGTGGTGCCATCAGGTGCCTTGTAATGTCTTCAGAACAATGCGCTCACGTTGAAAGCATTTCGTTCACATTCCACTCACCACTTGCAACACGCGAAGCTGCTGGAACTTGCAGGCGTGCGATATGCGGCATCGCAGAGCTGAGCCGGCGACACCAAGAGCCATGCATAAGATAGTGTTCATCGGGTGCAGTTACCATATGTCACTAGTGATGTGATTCCTACAGTCAGCCACAGCAGCAGCCACGCAATCGGACTAAAGCGTTTTCATGGATGAGCACTATAGCGCAACCTCAGCACGCCGAATGGGCACCGTGCTGATTACATTTCCGCGGTATGTCACTCGCTGCTGATCGCGGGTATGGCTACAAAGGCGGGCATTCCAAGGGGTGGTTGATACAAAATTCTTGCTACAATGCACGCTGTACAGTTCGAATGGGACTATAATATTTCAGAATGCTTCGAACATTACGATGATAGTGATTTTGTCCCCTTAATGTTTGTGCTGTGTCAATAGAACATATTTTCAGCGTCTTATCAATGGTCTGACAAGCCGGGATCACATTTCACCTATGTGAATGCATAAAGAAGAC
This region includes:
- the LOC142761740 gene encoding neprilysin-2-like isoform X2; translation: MLENELRDINATLKDDIRVILECPDYYAGLINFVSRVNSTMAIKNYVAWSYIKSMANVEGTSLHDLYMTYSFNTTDFTRSSARKDVTKSCLLQLLKPETMLTAGTSLYIKYNFNKYDRTNVHKMLQFIKASFKVIILENKWMTDLTKNKAAERLARMETVVGYPDWMLDDAVVDNLYRYIPLLKEATSFAEHIFWIQENSRYQELAKLSEECISREFAAVALFSHPYYIDRSDTLVQPVAALVPHYRRPPVPRALNFVSIGAMAAMLMANAIDRFDSTCQD
- the LOC142761740 gene encoding neprilysin-2-like isoform X1 yields the protein MLENELRDINATLKDDIRVILECPDYYAGLINFVSRVNSTMAIKNYVAWSYIKSMANVEGTSLHDLYMTYSFNTTDFTRSSARKDVTKSCLLQLLKPETMLTAGTSLYIKYNFNKYDRTNVHKMLQFIKASFKVIILENKWMTDLTKNKAAERLARMETVVGYPDWMLDDAVVDNLYRYIPLLKEATSFAEHIFWIQENSRYQELAKLSEECISREFAAVALFSHPYYIDRSDTLVQPVAALVPHYRRPPVPRALNFVSIGAMAAMLMANAIDRFDTVRIEDSKEGLGGRAVTKEFWDKESKEIFCKHSSCLKNEDCQDVEEKFKKRGEAHFTEYISL